One window of Streptomyces sp. NBC_00273 genomic DNA carries:
- a CDS encoding STAS domain-containing protein, whose product MQWRCARRTAYRWSQSRARPDLTAISFLQGALDDALISRPRRLEADFAHVTFCDCSGLNALLKARAAALQADAAFALVHADAPAVIRLLGITGTGPLLGLGRAIA is encoded by the coding sequence GTGCAGTGGAGATGTGCGCGGCGCACGGCGTATCGGTGGTCGCAGTCACGGGCGAGGCCCGACCTGACGGCCATCTCGTTCCTGCAGGGCGCTCTCGATGACGCCCTGATCAGCCGGCCGCGCCGCCTCGAAGCCGACTTCGCGCACGTGACCTTCTGCGACTGTTCCGGACTGAACGCCCTCCTCAAGGCCAGAGCAGCAGCCCTGCAGGCCGACGCCGCCTTCGCGCTGGTTCACGCGGATGCCCCGGCCGTGATCCGGCTCCTCGGCATCACCGGTACCGGACCGCTCCTCGGACTCGGGCGCGCCATAGCCTGA
- a CDS encoding nucleotidyltransferase domain-containing protein yields the protein MAGEGVDDVAHADVADMITRLEGGGWPLGLVEEVYVFGSYARGALEPNDVDVVIEHGTDKRWLGEPLDASINGRDSYVGMRQALRGRTRGISSQFRGRSSLLDEGFELFLLWRKGEPFPLARERLASLTADPEAGPAPRDHMLTEFEGLESLVPRPARIELFGRHVKGRITITPLRLVDGELENPEAARHVRRRWVETSPLRRTATCALAALEQRGVDLGEVTLHGQRLFGRDQQAERCFVDLGWNGFGYMGRLLDGGVTWLEVLRPHRSKPMDALLIEPVRRT from the coding sequence ATGGCCGGGGAAGGTGTGGATGATGTCGCCCATGCCGACGTGGCGGACATGATCACGCGGCTCGAGGGCGGCGGTTGGCCGCTGGGTCTGGTCGAGGAGGTGTACGTCTTCGGGTCGTACGCACGTGGTGCGCTGGAGCCGAACGACGTCGACGTCGTCATTGAGCACGGCACGGACAAGCGCTGGCTCGGAGAGCCGCTGGACGCGTCGATCAACGGGCGTGATTCGTACGTGGGGATGAGGCAGGCCCTGCGGGGACGTACCCGGGGGATCTCCTCCCAGTTCCGTGGCCGCAGCAGCTTGCTCGACGAAGGCTTCGAGCTGTTCTTGCTCTGGCGGAAGGGCGAGCCGTTCCCTCTGGCTCGCGAGCGCCTTGCCTCCCTGACAGCGGACCCGGAAGCCGGGCCTGCGCCCAGGGACCACATGCTCACAGAGTTCGAGGGGCTGGAGAGCCTGGTGCCGCGCCCGGCGCGGATCGAGCTGTTCGGCCGGCATGTAAAGGGCAGGATCACCATCACACCGCTGAGGCTGGTCGACGGCGAACTCGAGAACCCTGAAGCCGCCCGGCATGTACGGCGGCGCTGGGTGGAGACGAGCCCGTTGCGCCGGACGGCGACTTGCGCCCTGGCCGCGTTGGAGCAGCGAGGCGTGGACCTGGGCGAGGTGACGCTGCACGGGCAGCGGCTGTTCGGCCGGGACCAGCAGGCTGAACGCTGCTTCGTCGATCTGGGGTGGAACGGCTTCGGATACATGGGGCGTCTCCTGGACGGCGGAGTCACCTGGCTGGAAGTGTTGCGCCCCCATCGCAGCAAACCCATGGACGCACTGCTCATCGAGCCCGTGCGTCGCACGTAG